In the genome of Triticum urartu cultivar G1812 chromosome 5, Tu2.1, whole genome shotgun sequence, one region contains:
- the LOC125555424 gene encoding uncharacterized protein LOC125555424, with amino-acid sequence MAGGVRRLSEVLREQQEPFLLQGEPCCSVNNKGVRASWGRAVRRALPRWRSDGLAVGCFPCAARKRESFRPLSRAGHAHCDDDARRLSPVSVLDVLRCSDDEEEASSSPTLSDWEEEEEDDDDDKPSSTAGSSQPPDKKEESEEEWRKVVSSWERIAGDIARVPVLAQLDLLSSMSAREWEWHGEAEAERVGASVEAMIFEEMSADAVRDMVDL; translated from the exons ATGGCCGGCGGCGTTAGGAGGCTCTCCGAGGTGCTGCGGGAGCAGCAGGAGCCGTTCCTCCTTCAGGGAGAGCCCTGCTGCTCCGTCAACAACAAGGGCGTCAGGGCTTCGTGGGGCCGGGCCGTGAGGAGGGCGCTGCCGCGGTGGCGGTCTGACGGCCTCGCCGTCGGCTGCTTCCCCTGCGCCGCCCGCAAGCGCGAGAGCTTCCGCCCGCTGTCGCGCGCCGGCCACGCGCACTGCGACGACGACGCGAGGCGGCTCAGCCCGGTGTCCGTCCTGGACGTGCTGCGGTGCTCCGACGACGAGGAGGAAGCGTCGTCGTCGCCCACGCTCAGCGACT gggaggaggaggaggaggacgacgacgacgacaagcCATCGTCGACGGCAGGCAGCTCGCAGCCACCCGACAAGAAGGAGGAGTCGGAGGAGGAGTGGAGGAAGGTGGTCTCGTCGTGGGAGAGGATCGCGGGGGACATCGCAAGGGTCCCCGTGCTTGCGCAGCTGGACCTGTTGAGCTCCATGTCTGCGAGGGAGTGGGAGTGGCACGGGGAGGCGGAGGCAGAGCGGGTGGGCGCGAGCGTGGAGGCCATGATCTTCGAGGAGATGAGCGCGGATGCCGTGCGCGACATGGTCGACCTGTAG